The sequence GGCCCCACCCTCGACCCCTGTGCGGTCACCGGTATCCGGCGTACCCGCACGGAAAGGACCTCCGTTCATGATCTCTCCCACCACCCGCAGACTGGCGATCACGGCCACCGTCACCGTCGCGCTGCTGCTCACGGGCTGCAGCACCACCCCTGCGGAGCCCGATGCCCCCGCGAGCACCGCGGCCGGGTTCGGGCATGTGCACGGCATCGTCGACGCCGGTGACAGCACCGTGCTGCTGGGCACCCACACCGGCCTGTACACGCTGGGCGAGGACGGCACCGTCACCGGCCCGGTCGGTGGCATCGACCTGGACGCGATGGGACTGACCGCTACCGGTGACACCCTCTACGCGTCCGGGCACCCCGGCCCGTCCACCCCGGCGGAGCTCGGCGCCCCCAACCTCGGCATCATCCGCAGCCTCGACGCCGGCGCCTCGTGGGAACCGGTCGCGTTCACCGGGGAAGAGGACTTCCACGTCCTCACCGTCACCGGCGACGGCACCCTGTACGGGATCGGATCCTCCCGCCCGCTGCTGCGCACCAGCAGCGACGGCGGGCAGAGTTGGGCGGACGGTGCCGAGCTGCCCGCCGTCGACCTGGCCGCCGCGACCGACGGCACCCTGTACGCCGCCACCCAGGACGGGCTGCAGCACAGCACCGACGGTGGCGCCACCTTCACCCCGGCGCCGGACGCGCCAGTGCTGTACCTGGTGGAGACCGACCCAACCGGTGGGGTGGTCGGAGTGGACACCGACGGGACGTTGCGACGCCTAGTCGGCACCGGCTGGGAGAACGTCGGCACCACCACGGGAACCGTCCAAGCCCTCGGGGTCACCGGGGACGGTGCGATCGTCCTGGTCGATGACCGCGGCGTGGTCTGGATCCGCGACACCACCGCCACCGTTCTCATCCCGGCGGCAACACCATGACCACCGTCATTCGCACCTGGCGCGACCCGAGCGACCGCGGATCGGAAGGAGACCGACCATGACCCCCACACCGGCACCCCCCGCGTGGGCGCACCGCACCACTGATGCCACCGCCGAGCAGTTGGCGGCGGTGGATGCGTGGTGGCGGGCGGCGAACTATCTGAGCATCGGCCAGATCTACCTGCAGGGTAACCCGCTGCTGCGCCACCGCCTCAGCCGGGACGACATCAAGCCGCGGCTGCTGGGCCATTGGGGCACCACCCCGGGCCTGAACTTCCTCTACGCCCACCTGAACCGCGCCATCCGCGACCGCGACCTGAACACCCTGTACGTGACCGGGCCCGGGCACGGCGGACCCGGCATGGTCGCCAACGCCTACCTCGACGGCACCTACACCGAACGCTACCCGGGCATCGACCGCACCGAAGAGGGGCTGCGGGCGCTGTTCCGGCAGTTCTCCTTCC is a genomic window of Microbacterium maritypicum containing:
- a CDS encoding F510_1955 family glycosylhydrolase — translated: MISPTTRRLAITATVTVALLLTGCSTTPAEPDAPASTAAGFGHVHGIVDAGDSTVLLGTHTGLYTLGEDGTVTGPVGGIDLDAMGLTATGDTLYASGHPGPSTPAELGAPNLGIIRSLDAGASWEPVAFTGEEDFHVLTVTGDGTLYGIGSSRPLLRTSSDGGQSWADGAELPAVDLAAATDGTLYAATQDGLQHSTDGGATFTPAPDAPVLYLVETDPTGGVVGVDTDGTLRRLVGTGWENVGTTTGTVQALGVTGDGAIVLVDDRGVVWIRDTTATVLIPAATP